In Tenacibaculum sp. 190524A02b, the genomic stretch ATTATTTTCTAATAAAAACTCAGTGTTTTTTATAGATAGGTTTACAATTTCTTCTTTGGTTTTTTGCCCGTAGGGAGCATTTTTACTATCTGATAAGTATATTGTATGTTCAAGGGGTAGAAGTGCTCTTATTTCTTGCCAAATTGAGGTTCCACCAATACCAGAGTCAAATATGCCTATAGGAGATTCACTTTTCATATAAATGCAAAATTAAAAAACCTGCTGTAAAAAGCAGGTTTTTAACAATAAATTATATTTAACTAATATATTAGAATCCTAATTTAGCTTTAACTGCGTTGTAAATATCTTCACCTTTTTCGTAAACGATTAAACCTTTACCTGGTGCAGCGTCAAACACATAAATAATTCCTTTTTCAGCAGCTACAGCTTTAATAGCATCTTCAGCTTTCTTTAAAATAGGAAGTGTTTTTTCTTGATATTTTTTTTGCATTTCTTGACTAGCAGCTTGCTCAGCTTGACTTATTTTAAGTCTATCTTGTTGTACTTCTACTGCTCTTTTTTGATTAGCTTCTTGAGTTTGAGTTTTTCCTTCAGCTTCATATTTCTTTATCTTAGCTTCAAGTTTCTTATATAAAGCTTCGATATCATCACGGTAAGTTTTGTTTAATTTCTCTAATTCTGCCTTCATAGCCTTTGTTGCAGGCATTTCAGCTAACAATTTATCAGTGTTAATATGTGCAGTTTTTTGCGCGCTAACAACCCCACCAAAACCAACTGTAAAAATTGCAACTAATAATAACGTTTTAAAATGTTTCATCTCTGTTGTTTTAATTTAATTATTGTCTTTATTCTTGATTTTATTTGCTTTCTTTATTTTGTTGCTCTAATTTTTTCTTCTCTTCTTGAGCTTTTCTTAAAGCATCTCTCTTTTCTTGTAATAACTTTCTTTTTTT encodes the following:
- a CDS encoding OmpH family outer membrane protein, translating into MKHFKTLLLVAIFTVGFGGVVSAQKTAHINTDKLLAEMPATKAMKAELEKLNKTYRDDIEALYKKLEAKIKKYEAEGKTQTQEANQKRAVEVQQDRLKISQAEQAASQEMQKKYQEKTLPILKKAEDAIKAVAAEKGIIYVFDAAPGKGLIVYEKGEDIYNAVKAKLGF